A single genomic interval of Corvus hawaiiensis isolate bCorHaw1 chromosome 5, bCorHaw1.pri.cur, whole genome shotgun sequence harbors:
- the POMK gene encoding protein O-mannose kinase: MEKKPHFVRREFLPREVPSISLALLLAAVLLLNALLYLYLNKFYNSLGRVETDPGLCPFGHFKFGAVKNCSPWLSCEAINREVRKLKCVGEGAVKKVFLSEWKEKKVVLSQLTNSELKEDFLHGLKMLKALQSKYVVRLLGYCEQQFTILTEYHPLGSLRGLNETLHIPKYKGMNTWHRRLMLAIDYVSIIRYLHSSPLGTLVMCDSNDLDKVLSQYLLTSDFHILVNDLDALPLVNRSAGRLVKCGHRELRGEFVAPEQRWPYGENVPFEDDLMPPYDEKTDIWKIPDVSNFFLGHVEGSDIVRLHLFDVHAACKKKDPAERPSAQEVLDTYRKVLTLLIREAAMPGTREML, from the exons ATGGAAAAGAAACCGCATTTCGTTAGGAGGGAGTTTCTTCCCAGAGAGGTGCCATCCATCTCGCTGGCGTTACTGCTTGCGGCCGTCCTGCTCCTTAATGCCCTTCTCTACCTGTACCTCAACAAGTTTTACAACTCTCTGGGACGTGTCGAAACGGACCCCGGCCTCTGCCCTTTTGGGCATTTCAAATTCGGAGCGGTGAAGAATTGTTCCCCGTGGCTTTCCTGCGAGGCCATAAATAGGGAAGTCAGGAAACTCAAGTGTGTTGGTGAAGGTGCTGTGAAAAAG GTCTTCCTTTCTgagtggaaggaaaagaaagtggtCCTTTCACAGCTCACCAACTCAGAGCTGAAGGAGGACTTTCTCCATGGACTGAAGATGCTGAAAGCCCTTCAGAGCAAGTATGTTGTCCGGCTGCTTGGCTACTGTGAGCAGCAGTTCACAATCCTCACCGAGTACCATCCTCTTGGCTCACTGAGAGGCCTGAATGAAACTCTCCACATTCCCAAATACAAGGGCATGAACACCTGGCATCGCAGGCTGATGCTTGCTATAGACTACGTGAGCATCATTCGGTACCTGCACAGCAGCCCTCTGGGTACCTTAGTGATGTGTGACTCAAATGACCTGGATAAGGTTCTCTCCCAGTATCTCCTAACAAGTGACTTTCACATTCTGGTGAATGATTTGGATGCTTTGCCTCTTGTGAACAGGAGTGCTGGCAGGCTGGTGAAGTGTGGTCACCGGGAGCTCCGGGGTGAGTTTGTAGCTCCTGAGCAGCGTTGGCCCTATGGAGAAAATGTGCCATTCGAAGATGACCTCATGCCTCCCTATGATGAGAAAACAGACATCTGGAAAATCCCAGATGTCTCAAATTTTTTCTTGGGCCATGTGGAAGGAAGTGACATTGTACGCCTGCATTTGTTTGACGTCCATGCAGCGTGTAAGAAGAAGGACCCGGCAGAACGGCCCTCTGCCCAAGAGGTCTTAGACACCTACAGGAAAGTTTTAACTCTGCTTATTCGGGAGGCAGCCATGCCAGGTACTAGAGAAATGTTATAG